One Brassica napus cultivar Da-Ae chromosome C4, Da-Ae, whole genome shotgun sequence genomic region harbors:
- the LOC106418356 gene encoding NPC intracellular cholesterol transporter 1-like, giving the protein MKIVPYLILLFLILYNILCGVEAKKSAGYCAMYDICGARTDGKVLNCPFNIPAVKPDDLFSSKIQSLCPTITGNVCCTETQFDTLRSQVQQAIPFVVGCPACLRNFLNLFCELTCSPDQSLFINVTSTAKIKNNSTVDGIEYYITDAFGEGMYESCKNVKFGSSNSLAVDFLGGGAKNFKEWFTFIGQKAGANMPGSPYGIKFLPMPPASSGMKPMNVSSYSCSDDTLGCSCGDCPSAAACSSTSAPPAQKQRSCSIKIGSLEAKCVDFVLAILYIVLVSLFLGGGLLHRIKGKKKSSPSSSEPRGEQSSVKPDTIHAQMLQNTPQRNWAQLSTVQGYLARFYSKYGIWVARHPALVLIVSVFLVLLLCVGLIRFKVETRPDKLWVGAGSRAADEKRFFDTHLAPFYRIEQLIIATAPKSSQPEILTDDNIKLLFDIQKKVDGLRANHSGSMVSLTDICMKPLGENCATQSLLQYFKMIPKNYDEFGGVEHVKYCFQHFTSSESCLSAFKGPLDPTTALGGFSGNSYSEASAFIVTYPVDNAVDNKGNRTEKAVAWEKAFIQLAKDELLPMVRSKGLTLSFSSESSIEEELKRESTADVITIAISYLVMFAYISLTLGDTPRLNSFYITSKVLLGLSGVLLVMLSVLGSVGFFSAIGMKSTLIIMEVIPFLVLAVGVDNMCILVHAVKRQEQELPLERRVSNALMEVGPSITLASLAEILAFAVGAYIKMPAVRVFSMFAALAVLLDFILQVTAFVALIVFDFKRAEDKRVDCFPCIKRAQSSDGDDKGVGQKEPGLLTRYMKEVHAPILSHWAVKILVIAFFFGLAMAGIALATRIEPGLEQQIVLPQDSYLQDYFNNIATYLRIGPPLYFVLKNYNYSSESRHTNQLCSINKCDSNSLMNEIAKASLTPELSYIAKPAASWVDDFLVWLSPEAFGCCRKFTNGTFCPPDDQPPCCPPDQVSCGLSEVCKDCTTCFRHADLTSDRPSTIQFKEKLPWFLSALPSADCAKGGYGAYSTSVDLKGYKSGIIQASSFRTYHTPLNKQADFVNSMRAAQEFSSKVSRSLQMEIYPYSVFYMFFEQYLDIWKTALINLSIAIAAVFAVCLIITCSFWSSAIILLVIAMIIIDLLGVMAVFHIQLNALSVVNLIMSVGIAVEFCVHITHAFSISSGDRNQRMKEALGGMGASVFSGITLTKLVGVIVLGFSKSEVFVVYYFKMYLALVLLGFLHGLVFLPVFLSMFGPAPKGDKQDHRPSASSQP; this is encoded by the exons CCCGATGATTTGTTCTCATCAAAGATACAAAGCTTGTGCCCAACCATCACAGGCAACGTTTGCTGCACTGAAACTCAGTTCGATACGTTACGTTCACAAGTCCAACAG GCTATTCCCTTTGTTGTAGGCTGTCCAGCATGCTTGAGGAACTTCCTGAATCTTTTTTGTGAACTTACTTGCTCTCCTGATCAAAGTCTATTTATCAACGTCACTTCCACCGCAAAG ATAAAGAATAACTCGACCGTGGATGGGATTGAGTACTACATAACCGATGCTTTCGGAGAAGGGATGTATGAATCTTGCAAGAATGTGAAGTTCGGTAGCTCGAACAGTCTAGCTGTAGATTTTCTCGGGGGAGGTGCAAAGAACTTTAAGG AGTGGTTTACATTTATCGGCCAGAAAGCTGGTGCGAATATGCCAGGCTCCCCCTATGGGATCAAGTTTTTGCCGATGCCACCAGCGTCATCTGGAATGAAGCCTATGAATGTGTCTTCTTATTCATGCAGTGATGACACTCTTGGATGCTCTTGTGGTGATTGCCCTTCTGCAGCTGCTTGTTCCAGTACATCAGCACCTCCTGCTCAGAAACAACGTTCTTGCTCAATCAAGATTGGATCACTTGAG GCCAAATGTGTTGATTTTGTGCTAGCCATTTTGTATATTGTCTTGGTTTCGTTGTTTCTTGGAGGAGGTTTGCTTCACCGAATAAAGGGTAAGAAAAAGAGCTCACCATCATCGTCAGAGCCCAGAGGAGAACAGAGTTCTGTTAAACCAGACACTATTCATGCGCAG ATGCTACAGAACACACCACAGAGGAACTGGGCTCAGCTGTCAACAGTACAAGGATACTTGGCCAGATTTTACAG cAAGTATGGGATCTGGGTAGCAAGACATCCAGCTCTTGTTTTGATTGTGTCAGTCTTTTTAGTTCTTCTACTTTGTGTGGGTCTGATCCGATTCAAAGTTGAGACACGGCCTGATAAG CTATGGGTAGGAGCAGGGAGCAGAGCTGCTGATGAGAAACGATTCTTTGACACCCATCTTGCTCCTTTCTACAGAATTGAACAG CTAATAATAGCAACAGCTCCAAAATCTTCTCAGCCGGAAATTTTGACAGATGACAATATTAAGTTACTTTTTGACATACAGAAGAAG GTTGATGGACTCCGGGCAAATCACTCAGGTTCAATGGTTTCTCTGAcagacatttgcatgaaaccacTTGGAGAAAATTGTGCCACACAGAGTCTTCTGCAG TATTTCAAGATGATACCAAAAAATTATGACGAATTTGGAGGTGTAGAGCATGTTAAATATTGCTTTCAG CATTTCACCTCGTCAGAATCATGTTTGAGTGCATTTAAAGGTCCCCTTGATCCAACAACTGCACTAGGAGGTTTCTCTGGGAACAGTTATAGTGAG GCTTCTGCTTTCATTGTGACTTATCCTGTGGACAATGCTGTTGACAACAAAGGTAACAGAACAGAGAAAGCAGTGGCTTGGGAGAAAGCCTTTATCCAGCTCGCCAAGGATGAGTTGTTGCCAATGGTTAGATCAAAAGGTTtaactctttctttctcttcggAAAGTTCTATCGAAGAAGAACTGAAAAGAGAAAGCACAGCAGATGTCATAACTATAGCC ATAAGTTATCTTGTCATGTTTGCATATATATCACTGACACTTGGGGATACACCTCGTCTGAATTCCTTTTACATTACATCCAAG GTTTTGCTTGGTCTATCTGGTGTTCTTCTTGTCATGCTGTCTGTCCTCGGCTCCGTAGGATTTTTCAGTGCCATTGGAATGAAATCTACTCTAATCATAATGGAAGTTATACCTTTTCTTGTTTTGGCT GTCGGTGTTGATAATATGTGCATACTGGTTCATGCCGTTAAGAGGCAAGAGCAAGAGCTGCCTCTGGAGAGACGAGTGAGCAATGCCCTTATGGAAGTTGGACCATCGATTACTCTTGCAAGTCTAGCCGAGATTTTAGCTTTTGCTGTTGGTGCTTATATTAAAATGCCAGCTGTTCGAGTCTTCTCCATGTTTGCTG CATTGGCCGTCCTTTTGGACTTCATTCTCCAGGTTACTGCTTTTGTTGCCTTGATAGTATTTGACTTCAAACGTGCTGAGGATAAGCGAGTTGATTGCTTCCCATGTATTAAGAGAGCACAATCATCAGATGGTGATGATAAAG GGGTTGGTCAGAAAGAACCTGGACTTTTGACTCGATATATGAAG GAAGTCCATGCACCCATTCTTAGCCACTGGGCAGTCAAAATATTGGTTATTGCCTTCTTCTTTGGCTTAGCAATGGCTGGAATT GCATTGGCCACTCGGATAGAGCCTGGTTTGGAGCAACAGATTGTTCTTCCTCAGGACTCGTATCTTCAG GATTACTTCAACAATATTGCTACATATCTTCGAATAGGTCCACCTCTTTACTTTGTTCTGAAGAATTATAACTACAG CTCGGAATCAAGACATACAAATCAACTTTGTTCCATTAACAAGTGTGATTCTAATTCTCTTATGAATGAG ATTGCAAAGGCTTCTTTGACCCCAGAACTAAGCTACATAGCTAAGCCAGCTGCTTCATGGGTCGATGACTTTCTTGTGTGGTTATCTCCCGAGGCATTTGGCTGTTGCCGAAAGTTTACAAATGGTACCTTTTGCCCCCCTGATGACCAG CCTCCTTGTTGCCCTCCTGATCAAGTGAGTTGTGGCCTAAGTGAAGTTTGCAAAGACTGCACCACG TGCTTTCGTCATGCTGATTTAACTAGTGACCGCCCATCTACAATCCAATTCAAAGAGAAACTTCCTTGGTTCCTCAGCGCACTTCCTTCTGCTGATTGTGCTAAAGGTGGCTATGGTGCTTATTCTACTAGTGTTGATTTGAAAG GATATAAAAGTGGTATCATACAAGCTTCATCGTTCCGCACTTATCACACACCTCTTAACAAGCAG gcTGACTTTGTTAATTCAATGAGAGCTGCTCAAGAGTTTAGTTCCAAAGTTTCTCGTTCTTTGcag ATGGAGATATATCCATACTCAGTGTTTTATATGTTCTTTGAGCAATATCTTGACATATGGAAAACTGCATTAATCAACCTCTCCATAGCCATCG CTGCCGTCTTTGCCGTGTGTTTAATCATCACATGCAG TTTTTGGAGCTCTGCAATTATCCTGCTTGTGATTGCAATGATCATCATTGATCTCCTG GGAGTAATGGCAGTCTTTCACATCCAGCTAAACGCATTATCGGTTGTAAATCTAATCATGTCCGTGGGAATAGCGGTTGAGTTTTGTGTACACATAACACATGCTTTCTCG ATTAGCTCCGGGGACAGAAACCAACGGATGAAAGAGGCGCTTGGTGGGATGGGAGCTTCAGTTTTCAG TGGAATTACACTGACGAAGCTAGTTGGAGTGATTGTGCTTGGCTTCTCAAAATCAGAAGTATTTGTG GTCTACTACTTCAAGATGTATTTGGCACTAGTCCTCCTCGGTTTCTTGCACGGTCTTGTATTCTTACCG GTGTTCTTGAGCATGTTTGGTCCGGCTCCAAAAGGGGATAAGCAAGATCATCGACCTTCGGCTTCATCGCAACCGtaa